A genomic window from Cucumis melo cultivar AY chromosome 8, USDA_Cmelo_AY_1.0, whole genome shotgun sequence includes:
- the LOC103490764 gene encoding glutathione S-transferase U8-like — protein sequence MAEQVQVFGFWESPFSRRVELALKLKGVEYQYFEEDLPHNKSDLLLKYNPIHKKVPVLLHHGKPIAESLVILEYIDDIWKESYPILPHHPHQRALARFWAKFIDDKVVVAVVKAAGSRGEDREKAIKEAREALETLEKEIEKSNKLFGGDDIGFVDIVGTVIAGWIPAIEECFGFQLLTTDNFPNLIKWSDQVVNHSIVNQILPPKTEIVAFMKANWKF from the exons ATGGCAGAACAAGTTCAAGTCTTCGGTTTCTGGGAAAGTCCTTTTAGTCGCAGAGTGGAGCTAGCTCTCAAACTCAAAGGCGTAGAATACCAATACTTTGAAGAAGATTTGCCCCATAATAAGAGTGATTTGCTTCTCAAATACAACCCAATTCACAAGAAGGTCCCTGTTCTCCTCCACCATGGTAAACCCATTGCAGAATCTCTTGTGATTCTGGAATACATTGATGATATCTGGAAAGAAAGTTATCCCATCTTGCCCCATCATCCCCACCAAAGAGCTCTTGCCAGATTTTGGGCTAAGTTTATCGACGACAAG GTCGTGGTTGCAGTAGTGAAGGCTGCTGGAAGCAGAGGAGAAGATAGAGAGAAGGCTATAAAAGAGGCAAGGGAAGCATTAGAAACACTTGAGAAAGAGATTGAAAAAAGCAATAAATTGTTTGGAGGAGATGATATTGGGTTTGTGGACATTGTTGGGACTGTGATTGCTGGTTGGATTCCTGCGATTGAAGAATGCTTTGGGTTTCAGCTGCTTACAACTGATAACTTCCCTAACCTAATCAAATGGAGTGATCAGGTTGTTAACCATTCCATTGTCAACCAGATTCTCCCTCCAAAAACTGAGATTGTTGCCTTTATGAAAGCTAATtggaaattttaa
- the LOC103490752 gene encoding probable glutathione S-transferase: MAMGEEVELLGGWMSPFSRRVELGLKLKGINYKYNEEDLKNKSDFLLNYNPIYKKVPVFLHNGNPISESLIILEYIDEVWNSVYPFFPQQNPYERAQARFWAKYIDDKVVAAILKAAKSSKREEREKGLEETEETLEPLEKELQNKKFFGGNKIGFVDIVGTVIAYWIPAVEEAFGFEVLTTKKFPNLTKWSEEIVNQSVVKQVLPLKSNLVAYLQVVLTTN, translated from the exons aTGGCGATGGGGGAAGAAGTGGAATTGCTTGGTGGATGGATGAGTCCATTTAGCCGGAGAGTGGAGTTGGGTTTGAAGCTTAAAGgcataaattataaatataacgaAGAAGATTTGAAGAACAAAAGTGATTTCCTTTTGAATTACAATCCAATTTACAAGAAAGTCCCTGTTTTCCTTCACAACGGAAACCCCATTTCAGAGTCGCTTATAATTCTTGAATACATCGATGAAGTTTGGAACTCAGTTTATCCTTTCTTTCCTCAACAAAATCCCTATGAAAGAGCTCAAGCAAGATTCTGGGCTAAGTATATAGATGACAAG GTTGTGGCTGCTATACTGAAGGCTGCAAAAAGCAGCaaaagagaagagagagagaagggttTGGAAGAAACAGAGGAGACATTAGAACCACTTGAGAAAGAGCTTCAAAACAAGAAGTTTTTTGGAGGAAATAAAATTGGATTTGTGGACATTGTTGGAACTGTGATTGCATATTGGATTCCAGCCGTTGAAGAAGCTTTTGGATTTGAGGTGTTGACAACAAAAAAGTTTCCAAATTTAACAAAATGGAGTGAAGAGATTGTAAACCAGAGTGTGGTCAAACAGGTTTTGCCTCTAAAGTCTAACCTTGTGGCCTACTTGCAAGTTGTTTTAACAACCAACTAG
- the LOC103491798 gene encoding 7-deoxyloganetic acid glucosyltransferase-like encodes MGLSPSDHVLLFPFPAKGHIKPFLCLAHLLCNAGLRVTFLSTDHHHQKLHNLTHLATAQISSLHFQSISDGLPPDHPRNVLDGQLSKSMPLVTKPLFRELLLSYKNGTSPITCVITDLIFRFPMDVAQELGIPVFCFSTFSARFLFLYFSIPKLVEDGQIPYPEGNSNQALHGIPGGEGLFRCKDLPGYWSVEAVANYNPMNFVNQTLATTKSHGLILNTFDELEAPFITNLSKIYKKVYTIGPIHSLLKKSVQTQYEFWKEDHSCLAWLDSQPPRSVMFVSFGSIVKLKSSQLKEFWNGLVNSGKAFLLVLRSDALTEETGEEDEKQKELVIKEIMETKDEGRWVIVNWAPQEKVLRHEAIGGFLTHSGWNSTLESVAVGVPMVCWPQIGDQPSNATWLSKVWKIGVEMEDSHDRCTVESRVRSIMEHEDKKMENAIVELAKRADDRVSKEGTSCRNLQRLIEDIKGFKLN; translated from the exons ATGGGGCTCTCTCCCAGCGATCATGTCCTCCTCTTTCCTTTTCCGGCCAAAGGCCACATCAAGCCATTCCTCTGTCTCGCCCACCTCCTCTGTAACGCCGGTCTCCGAGTCACCTTTCTCAGCACCGACCACCACCACCAGAAACTCCACAATCTCACCCACCTGGCCACCGCCCAAATTTCCTCCCTTCATTTCCAATCCATTTCCGACGGCCTCCCCCCGGACCATCCCCGAAATGTTCTCGACGGCCAGCTCTCTAAATCAATGCCCCTAGTCACCAAACCCCTCTTCCGAGAACTTCTCCTCTCCTACAAGAATGGAACATCCCCCATCACTTGTGTTATTACGGATCTCATTTTTCGTTTTCCAATGGATGTTGCTCAAGAATTGGGTATCCCTGTTTTTTGTTTCTCTACTTTCAGTGCTCGTTTCCTGTTTCTTTACTTCTCCATTCCCAAGCTTGTTGAAGATGGACAGATTCCATACCCAG AGGGAAATTCAAACCAAGCACTCCACGGCATTCCTGGCGGAGAAGGGCTATTTAGATGTAAGGATTTACCAGGATATTGGTCAGTTGAAGCTGTAGCCAACTACAACCCAATGAACTTCGTGAACCAAACATTAGCCACAACCAAATCTCATGGTCTAATACTCAACACATTTGACGAACTCGAAGCTCCATTTATAACAAACCTTTCAAAGATATATAAGAAAGTTTACACAATTGGACCAATTCACTCTCTGTTAAAAAAGTCTGTCCAAACCCAATACGAATTTTGGAAAGAAGATCACAGCTGCTTAGCATGGCTCGACTCACAGCCCCCAAGATCCGTGATGTTCGTCAGCTTCGGAAGCATAGTCAAGCTAAAAAGCTCTCAGTTGAAGGAGTTCTGGAATGGGTTAGTAAACAGTGGAAAGGCATTTCTGTTGGTGTTGAGATCAGATGCGTTAACGGAAGAAACAGGGGAAGAAGACGAGAAACAGAAAGAATTGGTAATTAAGGAAATTATGGAAACAAAGGACGAAGGAAGATGGGTTATTGTGAATTGGGCTCCACAAGAAAAGGTTTTGAGGCATGAAGCCATTGGTGGGTTCTTGACACATTCAGGATGGAACTCAACATTGGAGAGTGTCGCTGTTGGGGTTCCCATGGTGTGTTGGCCGCAAATTGGAGACCAACCCAGTAACGCTACATGGCTGAGTAAGGTATggaaaattggggttgaaatgGAGGATTCGCACGATCGGTGTACGGTTGAGAGCAGGGTTAGGAGTATCATGGAACATGAAGATAAGAAAATGGAGAATGCCATTGTGGAGTTGGCGAAAAGAGCCGATGATAGAGTTAGTAAAGAGGGGACGTCCTGTCGAAATTTACAACGTTTGATCGAAGATATTAAAGgatttaaactaaattaa
- the LOC103490772 gene encoding 18.1 kDa class I heat shock protein-like, which translates to MSLIPSLFGSRSVYDPFLSDIWAPTGAGEVSSFANAQVDWKESPEAHIFKADLPGLKKEEVKVEVEDGGILQIGGERAVEKEEKNEKWHRVERGKGKFMRRFRLPQNAKVDEVKAAMENGVLTVTVPKVPEKKPATKSIEISGCSEFDK; encoded by the coding sequence ATGTCTCTGATTCCAAGTCTGTTTGGCAGCAGGAGCGTCTACGACCCCTTCTTGTCCGACATCTGGGCACCGACTGGCGCGGGCGAAGTGTCGTCATTCGCCAACGCACAGGTAGATTGGAAGGAGTCGCCAGAGGCTCACATTTTCAAGGCCGATCTGCCGGGGCTAAAGAAGGAGGAGGTGAAAGTGGAGGTGGAGGATGGCGGCATACTTCAGATCGGTGGCGAGAGGGCGGTTGAGAAGGAGGAGAAGAATGAAAAGTGGCACCGTGTTGAGAGGGGGAAAGGGAAGTTCATGAGGAGATTCAGGCTGCCGCAGAATGCTAAAGTGGATGAGGTGAAGGCGGCGATGGAGAATGGGGTTCTGACAGTTACTGTTCCGAAGGTTCCGGAGAAGAAGCCGGCAACCAAATCGATTGAAATCTCGGGTTGTAGTGAATTCGATAAGTGA